The window CGCACCGATCTCGACATCTCCTCCTACGAGCAGCGAGTGAGAACGGTTCTGGACGAGGCCGCAAACCAATCCAGATCAAAGCTCGAAACGCTAGATGAAATGTTATTACAAGCGCAGAGACAAACCGAATCTGCGAAGCAAGCTGCACAGCAGATGCTGGCCACGATGCGCGAAACGGTCGCCGACATTGGTATTGTTAAGCAAGCTAAATTCTTCCGCGACGAGGCCACGCATCAAAGGAACCTGTCTCGAGTCTGGTTGGGAGCTACGATCGTATCTGCCATACTGACCCTCGCCTTTGGCCTATCAAGCCCGCTAATCTATCCAAACGCGGGGACTGAAAGTGGCACCGGACTACAGGAGGCGATTGCGAAGGTCTTGGCTTTTTCCGTACTATCGTTCTTGGTGTTCACATGCGGCAGAAACTACCGAGCTACGCAGCACAATGTCGTCGTAAACACGCATCGACAAAATGCCCTCGCAACCTTCGAGGCGTTTGTCGGCGCGACGACGGACGAAATGACCAAGAATGCCGTCTTACTGAAGGTTACCGAGGCTGTCTTTAATCCCGAACAGACTGGCTATCTGAGTAAGGAAGTTCCCGATAGCCGTACATCTCAGATTCTAGAAATCATTAAAGGAGCCAAAGGAGACTAACAGCGCTAGTTCGTGCGGTAGACAGTCGACTTCGGATGCGGTCGCCCGCGTGCGCTTTTCGGTGAGGAGTAGGATGCAAAATAATTCGAAGCGTCTTCAAGACCAGCTGAATCGCATTAAGGGCGCATTCGCAATACTTTCCGTTCGAGATGAACCTGGTCGGAAGAGGCTTTTGAACGAACTTGAGACTGTGCTACGATTCGCGTTAGGTGAAGAGTCGGAGCGGTACATCCGGCAAACGCGAGAGGTGCATTTTTATCCGCTTGCGTTTATCGCTGGCGGCCCCGATCACACGCCCGAAACGTGGAACAAGGGCAAAGCTGAGGTAATTGGGTTAATTGAAAGTATAGAGCATCACCTGTCCTTTCTTAGCGATCAGAGTGAAGCAGCCGAGACAGAGCCAGCGGAAGAAACCCGCCCCCAAGGGACGAGCATCTTCATCGTTCACGGACACGATAAAGCTATGCTCAACGCGGTCGAATCATTTATTAATAGGCTTGGCTTGCAGGCGGCAGTGCTAGCGGAGGAAGCGAACGAGGGCCGAACTTTAATTGAGAAGTTCGAAGAACACAGCAACGCCGTTTACGCCGTAGCGCTGCTATCGCCCGATGATGTGGGCAGATCAGCCTCAGCCCGGCCGGAGGACGAGAAGCTGCGCCCGCGCCAAAACGTCGTGCTGGAAATGGGATACTTCATCGGCAAGCTAGGCCGTAAGGGCGTCGCTGCGATAATAGACGCTGAAAAGGACGCCGTCGTGGAGTATCTCAGTGACATAAAGGGTCTGGCCTTCGTCCCTTACGACCAAGGCAATGGCGATTGGAGGCGTCTTCTTGCCAAGGAACTGAGGGCGGCGCGGTTACCTATTCGGGAAGACCGGATCTGAAACCCAAGGGAATCTGATTATGCCATTTCAGCTTGAAATACGTTTAAAAAACGGAAACAAACATCGAGGACTACGAGACGCTGCGCGATGCGCAACGAGCCATGGACGAATTGGCCAAGACCGAAAGCGGTTTTGTCAGAACGACTCTCGGCCGATTCACAGTACGTCGTGAAGACATCGATGGGATGCAAATCCACGAATATCCATCCGCATCGTTTGAGGACGTTTTGCCCTGGGATCCAATTCGCGGATTAGACGAGCGAGATTAGGCGGTCGGGGTTCTTGCGGCCGTACTGCGTATCGCCCATGCGCGGGCGATCGAACCTCCTGGCTGACCATAGGCCGTCTGGATGTCGGTAAAGCATGCCGCCGTCGACGTGGCGTACTGCGGGTCATGGATCGTGTAGATCTGTGTTGCGGCATTGTAATCCGCAACGAGAATATAGTGATAGGACGCCGGTAGGGAAAGCATCACGAGAACCTGGCCGCTGTTCAAGGCGGTCCGAAAGCTGGGTTCGTCGCTTCCCATGTTCGCCGCTATGAAGGCTCCCGTTGCGAAAACAGCGGTAACTTGGTTTTCATCGAGAGTCTTATTACAGGCTGGAATCGAGCCGTCAGTGCAGCAGTCGGCAACACCAAGAGCCCGCTGCGCGACAATACACTGTTCGTCGACAGCAACTCCATACTCTGAGCACACCATCAAATAGCACGCGATCCAGCACCAATTGGTCTGTTCCTGCGTCTGAGGTGCAATCATTTACCCGCGTCTAAGTCTGCGTTGGAAGTGTTGCGCAGGTATCGTCGCCCGGCTTGGGATCGGTGAAGGCGTATTCGCTCGGCGTTGGCAGCGCGATAAGTCCCGGACGAACTTGACTGGGTGCGTTCACTCCCTGCTTGAGAACTGAGGCAATATCGTTCCGAATTGTCGTGCTTGAGCTCCAATAGCCGTGACCAAGAGCGTCGCAGTGAAACACAGAAGCATCGATCGCATTGAATTTTTGGTTTGAAGGGACTGCAAAATCGCAACCCACTAAGCCGGCGCGACAATGTCCATGAATCTCACGCGATGCTCGGAGAGCTTCGTCATGGTCACTCCCGTAAAGCGTGAGACCGTTCGCGACAGTCGCTATGCGGGGAATAGCCTCAAAGAAGGTTGCCGAATCGACGTCAGGCGCAGCGAAGATAACCTGTCCAATATGGCTTGTCGTCGTCATTCCTGATCGCGCCAAAAAATCGAGAGCTGAGAGCGCGACGCGATTACCCATGCTGTGAGCTAGAATATTGATCGTTGGCGGAGCTCCAGGCGTGTTGAGGAGCGCGATGAGAAAATCCCGGAAATGGTCCAGCGCCCATGTGTTATTCGTCTCGTCATCGAGATATTTTAGGAGCTGCGCGTTCGATGGCCAGCTATAGACGAGAACGGGAGATCCATTTGAGAGCGAAGCCGTCCACGTAGCGCCCAAGACAAACGGCGAATAAAAGTTGTTGTTAAAGCCGTGGATGAAAATGAGCATGCTTGAAGCTGATGGATAATACTGCTTAATTGCGGCGACGAGATCGGTAACGGAAGCGTCCGGCATTGGAGCCCCGAAAATTGGGCCAGCGGCGACGCCTGCTCCGTAGTTCATCACGCATGTAGGCGAGGGATCGCATGGGTCGATCAGCCTGGTATTGCTGAAAAGGCTCGAAAGGGGAGTTGCGTTCGTAGCGCCGTTCGTCTTCGTGCGATCAGTTGCGTAGAACGTCGTCACAGATGGCGGCGCGGGGGCTCCGCCACCCGAAGTTGTCGAAATCTGCAAGCTCGCAGAGGGCAATCCACTCTACGGTGAGGAGCTCGCGCGAAGCAGACTCGAGCGATCGGGCGACGGATCTCGGACTGTGCGTGCTAGCGTCTTGGCACGTCTCGACGAGATGCCTGAGAGCGATCAGCGGATCTTACTCCAAGCAGCCGTCATCGGACGGTATTTCGATGCCGAGCTACTGGCTCGGATCGTCTCGGAACCGATTGAGCGCGTGCTCGAGGTTCTGCGAAAGGCCCGCAACAAGCAGATACTCCACGAACAACCGGACACACATCTCAAATTTGCCTTCCATCATTCCACGATCCGAGATGTTCTCTATCGTGAATTGCTTGCCGCCGAAGCGATGTTGATCCACACCAAGATCGCAACCGACCTGGAGAAGCAAGTCGCTAGCCCAAGTCGTGATTCCGAGCTCGCGTATCACTGGGGTGCCGCTCGTGTTGCGGATAAAGCCGTCGCCGCCAACGAACGAGCCGGCGATTCGGCGATAGCTGTGTTCGCATATGCCGATGCGGCGCGTTGGTATCGTGCGGCTCTCGATTTCGAAACATCCGACGCCCGCCGCCGAACCGTACTCTGGGAAAAGTTTACGACAGCGTTGTGTCGATCCGGCATTTCTGACAAGACGCGGGAGGCATTCGAAGCGGCGCTTGATGGCTACAGCGAACTCGGTGACACCGACAAGCTGGTCGATCTGCTGATCGCTGCATCGCGACAGTGCTGGAGCGCTGCCGAAAGCAAGGCAGGTATCGAGTATGCGCAGCGAGCGATTGCGCTCAGTCGCAAGGGTACTCAGCGGTATGGTTATGCGGCCATCATGCTCGCCTCATACCATGCTATTCTCGGCGACGTTGAGGCGGCCGAGGAATATCTCGAGGCACTCTCCGGCAGACGGTTGCCTCCTGAAATCTCCGCGCGATGGCATGATACCCGAGGAATTGTCTTTGCACATCGTGGCGACAAGGAAGCGGCGACGACGGCCTTTGAGGCCGCAGCCGTTGACGCTGCCGTCGTTGGAGACGCCGACCTTACGGTAAGGACTCTGAGCAATCGTGCCGACTTTATTCTTGCAAGCGGCCATGTGGATGAAGCGCTTGCATTGTGGGAGGCTGCTTTCCGAACGGCGCGCGATGCAGGATACACGGGGCGAATGGCCTATGCCGCACTCGGCGCCGCCGATGTTCTGCTAAGAGCAGGACGCTTGGCCGAAGCACGCGACCGATTATTGTTTGCGAGCACGTCGGGCGTGCAAACCGCGAGCGTGCGCATTCTACAAGCAAGTCTGGCTACAAGGATAGGGACTCTGCTCGATGACGAGCGCCTGACCTGGTTAGGCCGCGACGACGAGATCGTTGAGATTGCATTTCGCTCTATGGAAGGCCCATGGATCGGCCATGTTGTGTCTGCTAGAGTCGAAGCTGAGCTCGCTGCCGGCGAGCCAAAGGAAGCGATCGACCTTCTCGATCGCGCAATCAGCGCATTGCGTACAGCTGACGGCGCGGAATGGATGCTGGCGCTCGCGGCCAGCCTCGACGACAACCTCGCGCAACGCGCGATCCCATTGCTGGAGGAAGCTGCGCGGCGCCGCCCCTGGCCCAGCGTTGAGGGTTTCGCACTTATGGCGCTTAGCCAGCGAGCGAAGTCGAAGCTTCCGACCGATGCGAACCCTTCCAAGCTTTTCCAAGCCGCTGGCTGGCGCTGGTTTGAAGCACGCGCACTTGAAGCGATCGGAGATGCAAACGGCGCGGGACTGCTCTACGATCAAATCGGCGACAAGGCGTCCTTGTCGAGACTCGAGCGCACAGGACGTCGTCGCGGAGCACGCGCCGGCTCGGACCTCACGCCGCGGGAACGGGAAGTCGCCTCGCTGGCTCTGCAAGATCTCACCTATCGCGCCATCGCGCTTCGGCTCGGCATCAGCGAACGCACGGTCGAGCATCATCTCTCGTCCGCTCTTGGAAAGCTCGGACTACGATCACGCTGGCAATTGCCGGGAGTCCTGGATTCAATCGCGGGCTAGGTAGTATCCCGATGCGAACACCATCCGAATTCCGCCGTAATGGATTGGGTGAAGGCGACACGTAGCGATGTTGTCCGTAACGCTGCCGGAACGGTCGACGTATATCGCGGCTCTTATTTGGAGTCGGTGCACTCGTTTCTTGCGTGTATTGCCGACGCCGATGGCAACGTAATTGAGGCGCACGGCGGCGTTGACCAAATATTCCCCGTCCGCTCGCTCGCGAAGCCGTTTATCGCCGCCGAACTCGTCCGAAGCGGCACCGCCGAAGCATTCGCCTTTACTGACGCTGAGTTAGCCCTTAGCGCAGGGTCGCACGACGGAGAACCAATCCACGTTGCAGCCGTACTCGCGCTCTTACGTCGGCTGGACCTAGACGAGTCGGTACTCCAGTGCGGGCCGGCAATGGAGGGGAAAGTATTGGTCGGCACGCCAGCGGCGAACAATTGCTCCGGCAAGCATGCCGCGATTCTTGCAATGTGCCGGCACGAGTCTCTAGTGTATGAATCCTACTTGGATCCTCTGCATCCGATTCAGCAGAGACTTCTTGCGCGTCTGTTCCTAGATTTTTCGTGCCCTTCCGATACCGCAATTGCGACCGACGGATGCGGTCTTCCAATATTCGGTTCCAGCCTAAAGAATATCGCCGTTGCGTATGCGCGATTCGGTGTTTCTACCGAAGAGTCGACCGCAGCGATACGTCTCGCCATGACAACGAGACCAGAATTTATGGGCGGCACGCACGCGAATCTCGATACGAACGTCATCTGCAACAGTGGCGGAGCGGTGCTCGGAAAAATCGGAGCGGAAGGACTGCACGCGGACACGATCGTCGGAACCGGAATCGGCATTGCCATTAAAATCTGTGACGGCAATTCCAGAGCGATCGGACCTGCGCTTGTTCAAACACTCGAAAAACCGTTACAACGGGCGCACGGCGACAGTCCCTGGCTTCGAGAGTTCGCCTTACTGACAGTTACGAATGCTTCCGGCACGACAGTTGGCCAGATCGTCGCCCGAGCAAAATGAAGATTGGGTGATTCCCCGATGCAGACCCCGCCGGCTGTTTGGTAGCGTCTTAGAAATCCGATCCGAGGCAAGGAGACGCCCATGCCCACACGCCTCCGTTACACGCTTGGTCTATTGACGCGTATGGCCTCGCTCGTGCCACGAGCGCGAATGAGCTGTGTTGCAGTTTCGCTCGCATTGGTCTGCGTCCTTAGCCTACAGATCCCGGCTCGTGCGCAAACTGTGACAACAACGCTCGGCCAAATTCGCGGAACCGTATCGGGGAGTAAAGGGCCCATCGGCGGTGCGAGTGTTACTGTTGACGGTCCGGTTGTACGAAGCACGGTGTCGCAGTCGGATGGAACGTTTCATCTTTCCGATTTACCGGCGGGTCTTTACAAACTTGTCGTTAAGGCCAAAGATTACGAAGCGGCAACGAACAGTACCGTCGCCGTGCTCGAAGGCGAGACGGTTGTTACGGTCTCCATGAAGCGGCCGAACGAAAGCGGTCTTAAAGAGATCGCGAGAGTTTCCGTGAGCGCAGGTGGCGGAGGCTTCAATACCACTCCCGCATCGATTCAGACGATATCGACGCAAACGTTGGAAGAACGCGATCTTCCGACGCTCCGGCAAGAATTGGAATCCATTCCGGGTGTTAGCGTAAGCCGTTCGCTCAGCTGGGAAGGCAACGGCAGCACTGCAGTCGACAATGCCGAATTCGTCATCGTCCGCGGCGGCTTTCCGTATGAGACAGGCACGCTCTTCGACGGTCATCCGATGTATGGAAGCGTAAGCGACGAGGGCTTCAGCATCGGGTTCATCGACTCCAATCTGCTTCAACGCGTCGATGTTGTTAAGGGACCCGGTGCAACCACACCGACAATCAACAACGCAATCGGCGGAACAGTGAACTTTGTTACAATCGATCCTCGGGCTGCAAAGCCGGGCGGGTTCGCAGAGCTCGAGACTGACGGCTACGGTGGGTCGATCCTCAAGCTCAAATATGTGGAGCACATTGGAAGCAAGCTCTCGTTGGCGCTTGGCTATCAGCAACAGGAAAGCCCCGGACCGAACAGCGGAGCACGAGATTACTTCGCGCTCAGCACCTATTCGTCGGACACAGTCAACGGCCAACCGTTCGTTCCATGCGCGCCGCAAGGCTGCTACTCGACGCCAAATTCGAACCCCAAGTTCTATATACCGTATGGCGGCCCTACACTGAACTATCAGGGCCTTCTCTGCTGTACACCGGATTTCAGCGGATACAGCGATCGTGGACAAGTGCTGAAGCTACGCTACGATGTCTCGCCGGCACTTTACATCCAAGCGGGATACTTCGGCGATCAGACGCGACAACAACTCGGACTCGAAGACTTGGCTCAAATCACCTTCACTCCACCGGCAGGCTATGCGGGCTCTCTACGACCCGGTGGACTTAATGTCGCCTCCTCGTACAACAACGGCCTCGATTACCTTTCTGGTAGCGGGTATACGTCGGCATTTACACTCGATGCTGTCGGTCAAATCGGACCCGTCACACTCTCGGCTAAGTCCATTCAGTTCAATCAATCGCAGACGTACGCGAACGGGATTCCGTTCGTCGGTATGAACAGCGTCGCGACGATCCCAGTCAACGCTACCCTATACGGAGCGGTCGCGACAGGTGACCCAAGTGCTCCGACCTACACACTCTACAATGGGACGCCCGTCTCGGTAACGACGACGGATCCAGCCTACACGTACACGTACGGTACTCGACTGGGTGGGTTGACGTTACAGGCCGATCTCCCGATCGGCAGCAGCCTGTATACGCTCGCAGTTGACAAAACGCAATACGCGCCGCTGTTTCAGTTCGCTGAGGGCCAAGCTTCGCTTCCAGACTTTGTCTACCCGAATCAATATGCCGGAAATTTCCAGGTGATTGAGTCAGCACTCGCGCGCGCCTCGTTCGCGCTTGCGCCGAAAGTGCAGGCTGTCGCGAGTCTCTATCTGAATCGCTATGATGCGCACGTTTCGACGGACGGAAACGTGACCTTCGCGGATCACTGGAGTAGCTACGACGCTCCCCGTCTCGGGATCACGTGGCGGCCGCAAAGCGACTTGTCAGCGCGATTTTCTGCCGGTGCTTCGATAGCTCCGCCCGTTCTCACGACGATGGTGGGCACGAGCACGTCGCCGAGCGCTAACAGTGTAACGAGCCCAACCTACTATGAGCAGTACTTGACGAACGCGAACCTGCGCCCTGAGACCGCGTTCGGATACGATGGAGGCTTGGACTACCGCTTACGAAACGCGGGGATTGTAACATCGTTCGATATCTATACGACGAATATCATCAATCAGTTCTTTACGGCGACGACGCTCACCGGCGCGGATAACGGATTGCCTTTATATACGGCGGAAAACGAGAACCTCGGGCATGCCAGATATGAAGGTGTCGAGCTATCTCTCGCTCACAATCCTCAACGTGGATTCTTCTGGTCTGCAAGCGCCGCACTGATGCGAGCGGCACCCTACGATCTCCCGCCCGGATTCTACAATCAGCCCGGAATGCCGCTCTCGACAAATCTTGGCATCATCAGTGGACATAACTGGACCGGTGTCCAGGGCGACGCTCTGAACGTTTCGATTCCGTATTCCGTCGGCAACGCGGGCATCGGGTGGCGCGACACAAGGAGCGACTTTCTTCGATTCGACGCGAACTATTACGGCAACAACAACCAATACTATCAGCCGGCCTTCGTCGAGATCGACGCGTCTGCGGGGATACCGCTGGCGCCGAGGACGCAGCTCATCGTCTCCGTCACAAATCTCACAAATATCCACTCCTTTCCTTACACCATTCAAGCCAACGGCTACAACGGCGGCGTGACGCCAATCCTCGCCAACGGACAGCTCGACTTGCCATCGTTTGATGGACCTGGGCCGCGTGTTTTACGCATTGGAGCGACGCGAAAATTCTGATGTATCTCCAAATACTGCGCAAATCGATCCTGGCTATTATTCTCATAGTCGCAAGTTGCATTTCGTTCGCCTCCGCGCAACCAACGGGCGACAACGCGTCAGCGCCGCCGCTCGGCTTTGGGTCACACGTGTGGAGCGACACCATCGCGAACCCAACCAATCCACGCAATATCGTCGTGTGCGGCGCTCGTTGGCTTCCGTCAAACAATGCGATGGCAAGCTTCGTCTACGCCTCCTTTGACGGAGGCAATACCTGGGCACTCACACTCGACGACCGTTCGACGTGGTGGCAGACTGAGCAGTCCTGCGCATTTGGATCCGGGAATCGTGTGTATTTCAACTCGGAGTCTTCCCGCCCGATAGATGGCGACTTGCATCACGAGCTTGGGCAAATGCACTTTTATCGGTCAATAGATGGTGGCAAGACTTGGCTTGCCCCGTATCTCAGTGGCTGGTTCGATCATTCGGCGATGACCGTTGATCCTCGCGGAACCATCTATCTTTTTGCAAACGCCACTTCAGAATACTGGAATAACACGTTCCGAATCGGGCCGGCATTGAGGGTTTCGCACGACGGCGGCCAGTCGTTCGGAAAGATGGTTGAACTCCCGACACGTTTGGGATCAATCTACAGCGGAGCCTACCCATCAGCGGCTCGCGTCCTGCGTTCTGGACGCGTTATCGCAGTCATGTACGCGCGCCATAAGGGCGACGACGCGCGACGCGCCTTTCGCGTCGACGTGGCTTGGACCGACGACGGAGGCAAGACCCTTGGAGGAGGCATCACGATTGCCAGAGATCAGTTTTGCAGCTCGGATGGAAACATGCCATCCATGGCGGTCGACGGCGCAAACCCTCAACGCGTCTACGTCGCCTTTAGTCAGCGCGTGGGCAACGTTCCCTACGATCGAGTCAAGTTATGTCGAGCCGTATTGGCATACTCCGACGATGGCGGAACACATTGGGTCACACGTGTCGTTCCCGGCGCAGGCAATGCGGCTGGCGCTGCCGTGTCCGTAAATCGTCGCGGAATCGTGGCGGTTGCATCGAGCGAGCAGCCAAATCGCTGTTGGCGTTTTCAATATTCGACGAACCAAGGTGCGACATTCTCAAAGGCGACTGATCTCACTCCTTGTCACCCGTTTCGTCCCAACGAACGCTACTTTCAAAATTCCCTGTGGGCAGCAGCTGCCTACGATGCTCCTCCTCACTCAACCGATGCGCAGTATTCAGCGGCATATGAAAATAACTTGGGAATCACCGTCCGAGGCCAAATGGGACAAGTCTGGCGCTCCAACATGGCGGCCTCATCGGACGGCGTCTTTTACATCGCTTGGCCCGCGCCCGGCACTGGTTGGCTGAATGTTGCGAGAGCGCGAGTGGGCGGAAATGTCGTCTCCGTACATGATGTGCAGATTACGCCCCGTACGATTCCGGTCTCGCAACTACCAAATCCAGACACAATTCCAGCGTGGCAGGGCGGAGCCAACAACTTCGTTGACGTGACGAAGACGATCGGACTCATGGTCAACGGAGCCAAGTACGATGCAACAGGCAAGACCGTCACACTTCAATTTCAGTTGTCTAATCGCGGCAGCGAGCCGCTTTATGGCCCCTTGCTGTGGCGCATTGTCCGGTTGGATTCAGATGTTGGCGCTCCGATTGGGACCGACGTTCAACGCGGGAGCACCGTAGATCTGAGCCAATTTCTTCCCAACGGTACATTAGCCGCATTTGCGGCAAGTGATCCGATCACGATCCGTTTCAAGATATTGCGGTACCGACTCCCAGCTTCAGTCATCGTTGGTAGCTACCGCATCGTTGCGCTCGCTTCACGCGTGTGGGCGCAAGTCCACGCTCCGCCAACACCGCAACAGTAAACGTTAGTTATGCGAGACTCGCCCGTCGCTACGAGAGCGGCTTGGTTCATCACGCTCTCTGTTGCACTCTATGTAGTTGCGGGCGCTTTTAGCGACGAGAAGCTGTCATTTCTCTACAAGAACGAACTACACTACAGCGCCAGCGAGGTCTCGACGCTGGGCCTGCTGGTCGGTATTCCCGCCTATCTCCGCCTCTTTGTGGGCGCTGGCGTCGACATCTTCACGCTCTTTGGATATCACCGGCGCAGCTACTACATGCTGTCCTGGCTTCTCTCGGCCATTTCAATGGCCATGCTTGCACTACCGGCGACGTACTCACCACCGCTTGTTATCGCCTCAGCTTTCGTGTCGGCAGCCGGTGGAAATCTTTTCTACGTCATCATGGACGCGGTCATGGTCCATGTTGGAAATGAAACGGGGACCATCGGCCGACTCCAATCGATCCAACAAGGTGTCGGTTTCGTGCTGGGTCTGACGTTCATCGGACCCCTTTCCGGCTACGT of the Candidatus Baltobacteraceae bacterium genome contains:
- a CDS encoding nucleotide-binding protein, producing MNELETVLRFALGEESERYIRQTREVHFYPLAFIAGGPDHTPETWNKGKAEVIGLIESIEHHLSFLSDQSEAAETEPAEETRPQGTSIFIVHGHDKAMLNAVESFINRLGLQAAVLAEEANEGRTLIEKFEEHSNAVYAVALLSPDDVGRSASARPEDEKLRPRQNVVLEMGYFIGKLGRKGVAAIIDAEKDAVVEYLSDIKGLAFVPYDQGNGDWRRLLAKELRAARLPIREDRI
- a CDS encoding papain-like cysteine protease family protein; this encodes MIAPQTQEQTNWCWIACYLMVCSEYGVAVDEQCIVAQRALGVADCCTDGSIPACNKTLDENQVTAVFATGAFIAANMGSDEPSFRTALNSGQVLVMLSLPASYHYILVADYNAATQIYTIHDPQYATSTAACFTDIQTAYGQPGGSIARAWAIRSTAARTPTA
- a CDS encoding alpha/beta hydrolase — its product is MPDASVTDLVAAIKQYYPSASSMLIFIHGFNNNFYSPFVLGATWTASLSNGSPVLVYSWPSNAQLLKYLDDETNNTWALDHFRDFLIALLNTPGAPPTINILAHSMGNRVALSALDFLARSGMTTTSHIGQVIFAAPDVDSATFFEAIPRIATVANGLTLYGSDHDEALRASREIHGHCRAGLVGCDFAVPSNQKFNAIDASVFHCDALGHGYWSSSTTIRNDIASVLKQGVNAPSQVRPGLIALPTPSEYAFTDPKPGDDTCATLPTQT
- a CDS encoding LuxR C-terminal-related transcriptional regulator, with amino-acid sequence MRASVLARLDEMPESDQRILLQAAVIGRYFDAELLARIVSEPIERVLEVLRKARNKQILHEQPDTHLKFAFHHSTIRDVLYRELLAAEAMLIHTKIATDLEKQVASPSRDSELAYHWGAARVADKAVAANERAGDSAIAVFAYADAARWYRAALDFETSDARRRTVLWEKFTTALCRSGISDKTREAFEAALDGYSELGDTDKLVDLLIAASRQCWSAAESKAGIEYAQRAIALSRKGTQRYGYAAIMLASYHAILGDVEAAEEYLEALSGRRLPPEISARWHDTRGIVFAHRGDKEAATTAFEAAAVDAAVVGDADLTVRTLSNRADFILASGHVDEALALWEAAFRTARDAGYTGRMAYAALGAADVLLRAGRLAEARDRLLFASTSGVQTASVRILQASLATRIGTLLDDERLTWLGRDDEIVEIAFRSMEGPWIGHVVSARVEAELAAGEPKEAIDLLDRAISALRTADGAEWMLALAASLDDNLAQRAIPLLEEAARRRPWPSVEGFALMALSQRAKSKLPTDANPSKLFQAAGWRWFEARALEAIGDANGAGLLYDQIGDKASLSRLERTGRRRGARAGSDLTPREREVASLALQDLTYRAIALRLGISERTVEHHLSSALGKLGLRSRWQLPGVLDSIAG
- a CDS encoding asparaginase, with protein sequence MDWVKATRSDVVRNAAGTVDVYRGSYLESVHSFLACIADADGNVIEAHGGVDQIFPVRSLAKPFIAAELVRSGTAEAFAFTDAELALSAGSHDGEPIHVAAVLALLRRLDLDESVLQCGPAMEGKVLVGTPAANNCSGKHAAILAMCRHESLVYESYLDPLHPIQQRLLARLFLDFSCPSDTAIATDGCGLPIFGSSLKNIAVAYARFGVSTEESTAAIRLAMTTRPEFMGGTHANLDTNVICNSGGAVLGKIGAEGLHADTIVGTGIGIAIKICDGNSRAIGPALVQTLEKPLQRAHGDSPWLREFALLTVTNASGTTVGQIVARAK
- a CDS encoding TonB-dependent receptor, whose translation is MTTTLGQIRGTVSGSKGPIGGASVTVDGPVVRSTVSQSDGTFHLSDLPAGLYKLVVKAKDYEAATNSTVAVLEGETVVTVSMKRPNESGLKEIARVSVSAGGGGFNTTPASIQTISTQTLEERDLPTLRQELESIPGVSVSRSLSWEGNGSTAVDNAEFVIVRGGFPYETGTLFDGHPMYGSVSDEGFSIGFIDSNLLQRVDVVKGPGATTPTINNAIGGTVNFVTIDPRAAKPGGFAELETDGYGGSILKLKYVEHIGSKLSLALGYQQQESPGPNSGARDYFALSTYSSDTVNGQPFVPCAPQGCYSTPNSNPKFYIPYGGPTLNYQGLLCCTPDFSGYSDRGQVLKLRYDVSPALYIQAGYFGDQTRQQLGLEDLAQITFTPPAGYAGSLRPGGLNVASSYNNGLDYLSGSGYTSAFTLDAVGQIGPVTLSAKSIQFNQSQTYANGIPFVGMNSVATIPVNATLYGAVATGDPSAPTYTLYNGTPVSVTTTDPAYTYTYGTRLGGLTLQADLPIGSSLYTLAVDKTQYAPLFQFAEGQASLPDFVYPNQYAGNFQVIESALARASFALAPKVQAVASLYLNRYDAHVSTDGNVTFADHWSSYDAPRLGITWRPQSDLSARFSAGASIAPPVLTTMVGTSTSPSANSVTSPTYYEQYLTNANLRPETAFGYDGGLDYRLRNAGIVTSFDIYTTNIINQFFTATTLTGADNGLPLYTAENENLGHARYEGVELSLAHNPQRGFFWSASAALMRAAPYDLPPGFYNQPGMPLSTNLGIISGHNWTGVQGDALNVSIPYSVGNAGIGWRDTRSDFLRFDANYYGNNNQYYQPAFVEIDASAGIPLAPRTQLIVSVTNLTNIHSFPYTIQANGYNGGVTPILANGQLDLPSFDGPGPRVLRIGATRKF
- a CDS encoding sialidase family protein, with translation MYLQILRKSILAIILIVASCISFASAQPTGDNASAPPLGFGSHVWSDTIANPTNPRNIVVCGARWLPSNNAMASFVYASFDGGNTWALTLDDRSTWWQTEQSCAFGSGNRVYFNSESSRPIDGDLHHELGQMHFYRSIDGGKTWLAPYLSGWFDHSAMTVDPRGTIYLFANATSEYWNNTFRIGPALRVSHDGGQSFGKMVELPTRLGSIYSGAYPSAARVLRSGRVIAVMYARHKGDDARRAFRVDVAWTDDGGKTLGGGITIARDQFCSSDGNMPSMAVDGANPQRVYVAFSQRVGNVPYDRVKLCRAVLAYSDDGGTHWVTRVVPGAGNAAGAAVSVNRRGIVAVASSEQPNRCWRFQYSTNQGATFSKATDLTPCHPFRPNERYFQNSLWAAAAYDAPPHSTDAQYSAAYENNLGITVRGQMGQVWRSNMAASSDGVFYIAWPAPGTGWLNVARARVGGNVVSVHDVQITPRTIPVSQLPNPDTIPAWQGGANNFVDVTKTIGLMVNGAKYDATGKTVTLQFQLSNRGSEPLYGPLLWRIVRLDSDVGAPIGTDVQRGSTVDLSQFLPNGTLAAFAASDPITIRFKILRYRLPASVIVGSYRIVALASRVWAQVHAPPTPQQ